The following are encoded together in the Pseudomonas sp. IB20 genome:
- a CDS encoding methyltransferase, with product MLAKDAEARFAALDAFLIEHQGLWRPRPFTHLHLPWETQHPELAQWLRQRSLADADSCHNHPHDLPAPAPFPQLAEQALQLSAVDKLPTQTLQPARHRLNVDVPGRKWQQIEAFGAALHFAQTPTHWLDWCAGKGHLGRRLLQPGQQLTCLEYDPALIASGQALSEHHGLPATHRLQDVMAPVSISADHTPVALHACGDLHVRLLQLASAAGCKQLALAPCCYNRINADRYQAVSDAGRASKLKLSIDDLGLPLSETVTAGNRVRQQRDSSMARRLGFDQLQRQLRGCDEYLPTPSLPANWLDKPFADYCRALASLKGLSTGEQDWAALEAHGWRRLAHVRNLELVRGLFRRPLEMWLVLDRALFLAEQGYKVEIGNFCETTLTPRNLMVLAERD from the coding sequence ATGCTTGCCAAGGACGCTGAAGCACGCTTTGCGGCGCTGGATGCGTTTTTAATCGAGCACCAAGGGCTGTGGCGACCACGGCCCTTTACCCATCTGCATTTACCCTGGGAAACCCAGCACCCCGAGCTGGCCCAATGGCTGCGCCAACGCTCGTTGGCCGATGCCGACAGCTGCCACAACCACCCTCATGACCTGCCGGCGCCCGCGCCTTTTCCACAGCTGGCCGAACAGGCGCTGCAGCTCAGTGCTGTGGATAAATTACCGACACAGACGCTGCAACCCGCTCGCCATCGACTGAATGTCGACGTGCCGGGCCGCAAGTGGCAACAGATCGAAGCCTTCGGCGCCGCGCTGCATTTCGCGCAAACGCCCACGCACTGGCTGGACTGGTGCGCCGGCAAAGGCCACCTCGGCCGCCGCCTGCTGCAACCCGGCCAGCAGCTGACGTGCCTGGAATACGACCCGGCCCTTATCGCCTCGGGTCAGGCCCTGAGCGAGCATCACGGCCTGCCCGCTACCCATCGCCTGCAAGACGTGATGGCGCCTGTGTCGATCAGCGCCGACCACACCCCCGTCGCCCTGCATGCCTGCGGCGACCTGCACGTGCGCCTGCTGCAACTGGCCAGCGCAGCGGGCTGCAAGCAACTGGCGCTGGCGCCCTGCTGTTACAACCGCATCAATGCCGACCGCTATCAAGCCGTGTCTGACGCGGGGCGCGCGTCGAAACTTAAGCTGTCGATTGATGACCTCGGCCTGCCGCTGAGCGAAACGGTCACCGCCGGCAACCGTGTACGCCAGCAACGGGACTCGTCCATGGCCCGGCGCCTGGGGTTCGATCAGCTACAACGGCAACTGCGCGGCTGCGACGAGTACCTGCCCACACCGTCCCTGCCCGCCAATTGGCTGGATAAACCCTTCGCTGACTATTGCCGAGCGCTGGCGAGCCTCAAAGGTTTATCCACAGGTGAACAGGATTGGGCGGCGCTGGAGGCGCACGGCTGGCGGCGCCTGGCCCACGTGCGAAACCTGGAGTTGGTGCGCGGTCTGTTTCGGCGCCCACTGGAGATGTGGCTGGTGCTGGATCGGGCACTTTTTTTGGCGGAACAGGGCTACAAGGTCGAGATAGGCAACTTCTGCGAAACGACGTTGACCCCGCGCAACTTGATGGTGCTGGCCGAGCGCGATTAG
- a CDS encoding ABC transporter permease: protein MTTCQLAQGATLTLELVAIAVIAGLLLAIPLGIARSSRRWYVSALPYAYIFFFRGTPLLVQLFLVYYGLAQFDAVRESFMWPYLRDPFWCATATMTLHTAAYIAEILRGAIQAIPPGEIEAARALGMSKPKTLFYIILPRASRIGLPAYSNEVILMLKASALASTVTLLELTGMARTIIARTYLPVEIFFAAGLFYLLMAYILVRGFKLLERWLRVDACQGR from the coding sequence GTGACTACGTGCCAACTGGCCCAGGGCGCGACCCTGACCCTGGAACTGGTGGCCATCGCCGTGATCGCCGGTTTGCTGCTGGCGATCCCACTGGGCATTGCCCGCTCCTCGCGCCGTTGGTACGTGAGCGCCCTGCCCTACGCCTACATTTTCTTCTTCCGTGGTACGCCGCTGCTGGTGCAGTTGTTCCTGGTCTATTACGGCCTGGCGCAGTTCGATGCCGTGCGTGAGAGCTTCATGTGGCCGTACCTGCGCGACCCGTTCTGGTGTGCCACCGCCACCATGACCCTGCACACCGCCGCCTACATCGCCGAGATCCTGCGCGGCGCGATCCAGGCCATCCCGCCGGGTGAAATCGAAGCGGCGCGCGCGCTGGGCATGTCCAAGCCCAAGACGCTGTTCTACATCATCCTGCCGCGTGCCTCGCGCATCGGCCTGCCGGCGTACAGCAACGAAGTGATCCTGATGCTCAAGGCCAGCGCCCTGGCCAGTACCGTGACCTTGCTGGAACTGACCGGCATGGCGCGGACCATCATCGCGCGCACCTACCTGCCGGTGGAGATCTTCTTCGCCGCAGGGCTGTTCTATCTGCTGATGGCTTACATCCTGGTACGCGGCTTCAAACTGCTCGAACGCTGGCTGCGCGTCGATGCTTGCCAAGGACGCTGA